The Sulfitobacter sp. OXR-159 sequence ATGGATGATCGAAACGTTGGATATGCGCAAGGCATAGGCTCTTCTGACATCGGCACGTTTGCCGACAATCTGGCCGAGTCCTTGGATCGGCAGATGAAGATCGCCTTCGAACCCGAAGAGCGTAAAGCCTTGCGGCGTTTCAGCTCGACCGAAGTTGCCGGTCTCCTGCGCGTAAGCACGTCTAACCTGCGCAACCGGCACAAGGACGGTAGCTTCCCGGAAGTGCATACTGATAACCGCGGGCACCGGTTCTACACAGCCCAAGAAGTGGACGAATTGCGCAACATCTTGGGGCGCACAGGAAAGAACGCCGAATCGTATCGGCCAGGTCGACGCGATGGCGACCGACTTCAGGTGCTATCGGTCGTCAATTTCAAAGGTGGTTCGTCGAAAACAACAGCGACGATTCATCTTGCACAGCGTTATGCCTTGCGCGGCTACCGTGTTTTGGTCCTGGATCTCGATCCGCAAGCAAGTTTGACCACATTTTTCGGCTTTCGGCCTGAGCTCGAGTTCGCCGAGGGCGGAACAATCTATGATGCTCTGAGATATGAGGATCAGGTTCCGCTCTCTGACGTGATCCAAAAGACCTACTTTCACAAACTCGACATGGTTCCGGCCGGCTTGATGCTCTCGGAGTACGAAACCGAGACAGCAAACGCGCTCGCCCGTCGGATGCAGCCCATTTTTGCGGAGCGCCTCGCCTTGGCACTTGAGGAGGTAGAGGCAAATTACGACATCGTACTGATCGACTGCCCTCCTCAACTCGGCTTTCTGACTCTCACGGCATTGGCGGCCTCTACAGGGCTCCTGGTGACGGTCGTGCCAGGAATGCTGGATATCGCTTCCATGAGCCAATTCCTGAAACTTGCGTCAGAAACGGTAAAGGCCGTTGAAGAAGCGATTGGACGCCGTGTGACATGGGATTTCGTCAAATTCCTGATCACAAGGTATGAGCCGTCAGATGGGCCACAGACCCAAATGGCTGGCTACCTGAGATCAATTCTCGCCGGCCAGGTCATGACTGAACCCATGCTGAAGTCTACCGCAATCTCTGACGCCGGAATGACCCAGCAAACCGTCTATGAAGTTGATCCCGGCCAGTTCATCAGGAAAACGATTGATCGCGCTCTGACCAGCGTGAACGGCGTTGCCGATGAACTGGAGCAGACGATCCAAATGGCATGGGGGCGTCGCTGATGGCCAGAAACATTTTCAACCAACCTCCGAAGGACGAAAAAGAGAGCGCGGCTCCCTCCCCTACCCTGCAAAAAACTGCAAAGCTGCCCGGCTCTGTTGGCGGTTTGCGGGACTCCTTGCGCGAAATCACGGCCAATTCGATCCGGGACATCGAACCCGGTCAGATTGACATGGATGGCCTTCGCGATCGGTTGGTGCTGGAAGATACGAGTATCGACGAGCTTGCCGAGAGCATTCGCAAGCATGGCCAACAAGTGCCGATCATGGTCCGCCCATCGGGCCAACCCGACAGATACCGCATCATCTACGGCCGCCGTAGACTGGCAGCGATCCGCAAAATCGGAGGAACGGTCAAGGCAATCGTTCGCACATTGGACGACGACGCCTCGCTTATCGCACAGGGTCAAGAAAACAACCTTCGACTTGATCCGTCTTTCATCGAAAAATCTCTGTTTATCAGAGAGATGCAGGAAATTGGGTACAAACCCGGCGTCATTCAGGATGCTTTGGGGTTAACCCGGCAAGGCGTGTCCAACCACCGGGTCGTTATCGATCAACTGCCTGATGGGCTTGTTCAGCTTATCGGGCCGGCACATGGCATCGGAAGACGGCAGTGGGGTGATTTAGCGGCCCTATCGGGAAAGGTAGACTTGGTGAATTCGGCCAAAGAGGTGATCGCCGCCCTGCCCGACGACACTCCAAGCCCCGAGAGATTTCAGGCAGTCTATTCTGCTTGCTCGCACAAGGCGCGTGCAGACAAGAAACCGACCAGTCGCGGCGTGACGTCCGTCGTCAAGAATGAGAGCGGCGACACTGTCGGAACGCTGACAGTCGATCAGAAAGCGATCGCCATCAAGATCGCCAAAAAGGACAACCCGGAATTCGGCCAGTGGCTCGAGGAACGTGCGGAAGCTACGCTTTTGCAACTCTTCGATGAGTGGCGGAATGAGAGCGGCTCTGGGTCCTAACCCAAGCCACATAGAGGAACCCGAGCAAAGGAGAAAAGCGAAGACCAGAAAGAAAAGAGCCCCCCAAAGTTTCCCCTGGAGAGCCCTCATCATTCGATTTGCACTCATGATGTAGCAACCTCCAGCAAACCGGTCAAGAGTCACCGATTCGGTGAACCGATTTTTACTGCCTTTTCCCAGATAGAATCTTGGGAGGAGACAGGGAAGCTGTGGGCCAAACGGTCATCGTGATCAAATCATGGCATTTACAAAACTATCAATCGAGGCTGCTGGTGCAGATGCATCATGCGGCTCAATTCCCGCATCTGAAATCGATATCTGGACCATCTTCCGGGCCCTGAGAGACGCGCGCAGCGTGTTCGGGCTTCGCCCTGGCCACATCCAGACCCTTCAAGCAATGCTCAGCTTTTTGAAACCTGGCAACGGCGAAACGGTATTTGCGTCCAACTACACCATTTGCCAGCGCGTTGGCGGGATCGACGAACGGACACTCCGCAGGCACATCAACCGCTTCGTTGAGCTCGGATTCATCAAGCGCAATGACAGTTCGAACCGAAAGCGCTACCGCGTACGCTCATCCGGCGGCGAGTGCATCAGTTATGGATTGTCTCTCACCCCCCTGCTCCAACGTGCGAGCGAGCTTATCGCCATCGCGCAAGAGCTAGAGAATAACCGGCGCGATCGGATATTTATTCGCAAACAGATTCTTACTAAGCTCGCCCATTTGGAAGAGCATGATCCCAGCAACACATTCATCAACCACGCACGGAAAGCTCTACGCAGGAAGCTGAGCCTCCCCGAATACCACGCTCTGCTCGCCAATACAGATGCAGAATTCCAGAGTTTATCTACCCCGGATGACCCACCTGAAACTATGGAATTGCCCGCCAATGACGGACAAACTGTCCGGCATCAATCTAAGTCTAAAAAAGAAAAAAAAGATTTAGATAGCAACATAGGCGATGAGGCCCTGAAACCAGACTTGCTTACCTCAGTCTGCGATCAGGCGACATCGTTCTCCACAGAGAGACTTAGAAACTGGTTGGACATTGAAAACCATGCTCGAACACTTGCACCCATGATGGGCATTCACCCAGAAACTTTCGAGAAAGCCAAGAATGCTGTAGGAGCTCAGAAAACGTCATGCGCGATCTTCATCATGCTACAGCTCGGAAAACGCATCAGGGATTTTGGAGCGTATTTTTACAGTATCACCCTGGGTCAAAGACAAAACCAATTTGACCCATTAGCTTTGATCAAGCGACTGTCCAAAACCAATGAGCAAACCGTCTAATGTCCACCGCGGTGGACTTCGAACGGGAAACAGCGCTTATGGCAACCACAACTGTCCAAACGCACCTAGCGGCGCGTGGTGGTTCTTCAGTTTATCTCAGACCAGCAGATGTCCACCGCGGTGGACAAGTGACACACGAGCGAGCCTTGTTGGAAATCTCGCCGGCCATGGAAGAAATATGCGGTCAGGCATTACACCCTAAATCCCTAGAGTTATTGTGGGAGGTCACCATCACCAAAAAGGTTTGGAAAGAGCCGCTCTCGATAATCCAACGGAAACGCCAGCCGAACTGGCGTCTTCGGTGAGGCAGAAGTCAGGTATCCGGCGGCGGTCAGTTTACTCAGTGTGTTGCGAGCAGTACGTTCGGACGTCTTGAGCACAATCTGCGCGTCACCACGTTCCAGTGCGCCATGCCGAAGAACCGCCGAAATCAGTTCCGGCGCTCGCTTGTCATCGATGGTATCTGCAACGAGACGACGATACCGTTGGTCCAATCCGCCGAGATCGAACAATCTTGCTGAGAAAGTGATCTGGTCGAGCGTCACCTTTAGGAACCATTCACTGAACGTCTTCAGTGCCGCTTCTGACAGGTTTCCCCGTCCGTCGCGGTCTCCGCGGCGTGGGCTGTCGGCCAGATCCATCATCCGTTTGTACTCACCCCGGTCGGTCAGCCCGCGGGCCAGCCCACGCGATACGGACCAGAGCCCTTGGCCACCAATCCCCGCTGTCAGGGCCATGGCATGAGACATCAGCCTGCTGACACGGCCGTTACCATCCGGGAAAGGGTGGATGTAGTTCAGCCGGTGATGTGCAGAGGCGATCGCGATGATCCTTCCGCTCGAAGACCGCGCCGCAATCTGAAACCGTCTGTCGAAATGGTCCATGAATGCCGCAACGCGCGATGATGAGGGGGGTAGGTGGCGTCCGACCGCAACTTCCCGATCGTCATCCTGGCGCATGCGCCCCGGAACGATGGGCTCTTGTGTGCCATCGGGATGTTCGATGACCCGAAACTCGTCAGGCATCTCATCGTAGAAGCTCTTATGGACCCAAGTCAGGAATGCGACGGATGTGGGGCGGGGCAGGGTGCCCTTGCGATGCATCTCGTCAATGGAACGCTGAACAATGACATGAGCGCGTGCCTCCAGGGCAAGAGGACGGGTTTCCTCTTCAAGCTCGGCGCCAGCCAGCGCCCTTTCGATGTCGCGGGGGCGTGTGTTGTGTCCTTCGATCAGGTTGGAGTAGTAGCAGTTCATCACGCGGACGAGATCGGCAAGCTCGGCTGCGCTGTCAGGATGCAGCCCTTGTCCCAGCCTGGTGGCTTCCCTCTGGATGTCGACCGAAAGGTCTGCCAATTCTGTAGGAATATGCTCCTTGAAGAAGCAGGGTTCGATTCTGGCGGGTGTTTCCAGCATTTTTGCCGATCTTCCATGTTTGCAAAGTAATTGAAAAATAAACACATTTCGTACTTTCAAGCAAGGTTTTGCCGATATGCGTTGCCGATCTTGCCTGCCGATCTGGAATTGCTGCATGAAATCAATGGCTTCGGCAGAAGGGCCGAGCTTTTCGGTTTTGTTGTGTGCCCAAAGGGGCCGGAAAAAGAGAAAGTGTCCTTCGGGTTTTGTGACTGACGAATGAGGGCCTTTGGGGGCCCTCAGATGGGTCCGGGCCGGATTCCGGTCTGTCGTTCCTGACGAAGGGCATTCCCATGCAAATAGGTGTCTTGCGCGTGTTGCGCGCGACCGCTGCCTCGTGGTGGCGACACAAGGAACTACGCCGAACCGGCCAGACGGGGCAGGCACAACGGCTCGAGCGCGAGACGGTCCTGCGTGATCTCGGCTATCTCAGGCAGGCGGCGACGCTGCCGAATGCCCATGTGATTTGCGGAGAGGGCGGCACGTTCATCCATCTTGGTTGGACCACCGTCTCGACCCTCGCGCCGATCGAGCGCTTTCCGTTGGCCGTTCTTGCGGTCCCTCGAGGGACGCCCTTCATCGATATCCGACCCGTCACCGATGTGATTGCCTTTGCGAACCTGCCGCGGGTGACGCGGGACGGATCGGTCGACCCTGAACCCTGGGGTCCTGGCAAGTCCGTCCCGCTGACCACCTACGTCGACATGGTCGAAGTGCTTGGTGCCAGGATCGCCAACGATCCGAGGCCCCGTCAGTCAATCTGATCACCATTCCCTCTCACCAATACTCGAAAGGAGGCCAGCCATGGCCCGATCCCGCACGCCCAAATTCGATGCCTCCGAGGTCATCACAAACGAAATCATCCGCATCATCGAGCGCGGCGTCCTGCCGTGGCGCAAGCCATGGACCGCAGGGGGCAGCTCTCGTCCCCTGCGCGTGGGCGGAGAACCCTACCAGGGGGTGAACAACTTCCTGCTGACGATGCGGACCGTGATGGCGGGCCACAGCTCGCCCTTCTGGATGACGTTGCCGCAGGCCAATGCGTTGGACGCAAAGGTCCGCAAGGGCGAGAAATCCTCTGTCGTCGTCTATTACGGCCAAAGCCGGAAAGACGCGGGCGGCGAGGACGACCGCAGCGATAGCGATGATCGCTCCGAGGAAGCCCGCATCTTCCGCTTCCAGAAATCCTATCGCGTATTCAACGCCTGCCAGATCGAGGGTTTGCCGGATAGCTTCCATCCCGAGCCGGACCCGGTGCCTGAACATCCCCCGTCCGAGCCCATCCCGCACATGCAGGCGTTTTTCGATGCCATCGACATCACGACCGTCTTCACGGGGACGGAGGCGTACTATTTGCCGCCCGTGGACAAGGTCTACATGCCATCCATCACGCGGTTCCAGGACCCGCGCAATTTCTACGGGGTCTGGGCCCATGAGCTGGCCCATGCCACGAAGGCCCCCCATCGACTGAACCGTGATTTCGGGTTCTCGAAGTTTGGCATCACCTCCTACGCGCGCGAGGAGATCGTCGCAGAACTGACCTCGGTGTTCCTGGGTCAGACGCTCGGCTTCACCGCGCATACGCTCGAGATGAATGCCGCCTACCTCCACAACTGGTTGCGCGTTCTTCGGTCGGACAAGGGCGCGATCTTCCGGCACGCCGCGGACGCGCAGCGCGCTTGCGACTACCTGATCGCCAGATCGGAGACGGGCAGGGCGCAGCGCCGAGGCCGCCTGACAGATCTATTGCTGCGAAGCGGAATATGGCCGCTTTGAGTCCAATATCACATCGAATGCGTGACCGAAATTCAGGCTAGGTCACACCAGAAACTTTGCGAACTGCATCGAGGAACAGTCCGAACGGTCGGCTGACTGCGAACATCAGCACAGCGGTTGATACAAGAAGCAAAACAATTTCGCTTCGGTCAGCTCCAACGAAAAACAGCACTACGGCATAAACGGGCAATTGGAACGACAAGAAGGCGAGCCCGTCGATCAGAGTTTTGCTCCAAGAAACCGTGGGCTTGGTTGTGCTAAAAAACCAGTCTCGCCAGAGTCCGTACGGTCGCCCTGTGAACAGCATGAGCGGTATCATTGTCAGTCGCGTCTTCAGAACTTCGCCGGGCTCCATACCTGCGACGAACAATTCGGTAAGCGATGCGACAAACGTGAAAAAGATCACTGTCGCAAGTGTATCAACGATGGTTTTGCGCATGCCGTTGATTAGCGGTTCTGGATCAGATTGTCGAACGGCAGCAAAGTCCCGCTGAACGGACACTTGGATCTGTTTGGGTTGGGGAGGTTTGGTTCACCACGCGGAAAAGTGAAAGATGCCGTAATGGGGCTGTCGGCGAATCGAGCACGTTTCGCTTGCTTGACAGCATGATGTGGAGTGCCGTTGCCCTTGATGCGCCTGCAGCGCGTCTACGAGGTCGTATGTTTCCATGCGCCTCAATTCCTGAGAATAGAAGGGCAACGACATGAATGTATTTATCGGACTAGATGTATCTCTGACAAGCACGGCGATTTGTGTGCTGGGGCCGCAAGGGAAGGTTGTTGAGGAGTTGGAGGCCGCCAGCGAGCCTGAGGCGCTGGTGCGTGCGATGACGTCATTGCCGTACGCGGTCGATGCGATCGGTCTTGAAGCCGGACCACTGTCCCAATGGCTGAGTAAGGGCATCGAAGAGGCCGGACTTGACGTGGTCTTGATGGAAACGCGGTTGGTGAAAGCCGCTTTGAAAGCCATGCCGATCAAAACCGATCGGCGCGATGCTCAGGGCATTGCGCGCTTGCTTCAAATGGGATGGTACAGGCCCGTGCACCGCAAATCGGTGTCCTCCCAGGAAATCCGCGCGTTGCTGACAGCGCGCAAGTCAGTTCAGCAGGCCATCATCAACCTTGAGCTTTCCATGCGGGGTGTTTTGCGGAACTTCGGTCTGAAGCTGGG is a genomic window containing:
- the repA gene encoding plasmid partitioning protein RepA, whose amino-acid sequence is MDDRNVGYAQGIGSSDIGTFADNLAESLDRQMKIAFEPEERKALRRFSSTEVAGLLRVSTSNLRNRHKDGSFPEVHTDNRGHRFYTAQEVDELRNILGRTGKNAESYRPGRRDGDRLQVLSVVNFKGGSSKTTATIHLAQRYALRGYRVLVLDLDPQASLTTFFGFRPELEFAEGGTIYDALRYEDQVPLSDVIQKTYFHKLDMVPAGLMLSEYETETANALARRMQPIFAERLALALEEVEANYDIVLIDCPPQLGFLTLTALAASTGLLVTVVPGMLDIASMSQFLKLASETVKAVEEAIGRRVTWDFVKFLITRYEPSDGPQTQMAGYLRSILAGQVMTEPMLKSTAISDAGMTQQTVYEVDPGQFIRKTIDRALTSVNGVADELEQTIQMAWGRR
- the repB gene encoding plasmid partitioning protein RepB yields the protein MARNIFNQPPKDEKESAAPSPTLQKTAKLPGSVGGLRDSLREITANSIRDIEPGQIDMDGLRDRLVLEDTSIDELAESIRKHGQQVPIMVRPSGQPDRYRIIYGRRRLAAIRKIGGTVKAIVRTLDDDASLIAQGQENNLRLDPSFIEKSLFIREMQEIGYKPGVIQDALGLTRQGVSNHRVVIDQLPDGLVQLIGPAHGIGRRQWGDLAALSGKVDLVNSAKEVIAALPDDTPSPERFQAVYSACSHKARADKKPTSRGVTSVVKNESGDTVGTLTVDQKAIAIKIAKKDNPEFGQWLEERAEATLLQLFDEWRNESGSGS
- the repC gene encoding plasmid replication protein RepC, which translates into the protein MAFTKLSIEAAGADASCGSIPASEIDIWTIFRALRDARSVFGLRPGHIQTLQAMLSFLKPGNGETVFASNYTICQRVGGIDERTLRRHINRFVELGFIKRNDSSNRKRYRVRSSGGECISYGLSLTPLLQRASELIAIAQELENNRRDRIFIRKQILTKLAHLEEHDPSNTFINHARKALRRKLSLPEYHALLANTDAEFQSLSTPDDPPETMELPANDGQTVRHQSKSKKEKKDLDSNIGDEALKPDLLTSVCDQATSFSTERLRNWLDIENHARTLAPMMGIHPETFEKAKNAVGAQKTSCAIFIMLQLGKRIRDFGAYFYSITLGQRQNQFDPLALIKRLSKTNEQTV
- a CDS encoding Fic family protein, whose amino-acid sequence is MLETPARIEPCFFKEHIPTELADLSVDIQREATRLGQGLHPDSAAELADLVRVMNCYYSNLIEGHNTRPRDIERALAGAELEEETRPLALEARAHVIVQRSIDEMHRKGTLPRPTSVAFLTWVHKSFYDEMPDEFRVIEHPDGTQEPIVPGRMRQDDDREVAVGRHLPPSSSRVAAFMDHFDRRFQIAARSSSGRIIAIASAHHRLNYIHPFPDGNGRVSRLMSHAMALTAGIGGQGLWSVSRGLARGLTDRGEYKRMMDLADSPRRGDRDGRGNLSEAALKTFSEWFLKVTLDQITFSARLFDLGGLDQRYRRLVADTIDDKRAPELISAVLRHGALERGDAQIVLKTSERTARNTLSKLTAAGYLTSASPKTPVRLAFPLDYRERLFPNLFGDGDLPQ
- a CDS encoding ArdC family protein produces the protein MARSRTPKFDASEVITNEIIRIIERGVLPWRKPWTAGGSSRPLRVGGEPYQGVNNFLLTMRTVMAGHSSPFWMTLPQANALDAKVRKGEKSSVVVYYGQSRKDAGGEDDRSDSDDRSEEARIFRFQKSYRVFNACQIEGLPDSFHPEPDPVPEHPPSEPIPHMQAFFDAIDITTVFTGTEAYYLPPVDKVYMPSITRFQDPRNFYGVWAHELAHATKAPHRLNRDFGFSKFGITSYAREEIVAELTSVFLGQTLGFTAHTLEMNAAYLHNWLRVLRSDKGAIFRHAADAQRACDYLIARSETGRAQRRGRLTDLLLRSGIWPL
- the alaE gene encoding L-alanine exporter AlaE, with amino-acid sequence MSVQRDFAAVRQSDPEPLINGMRKTIVDTLATVIFFTFVASLTELFVAGMEPGEVLKTRLTMIPLMLFTGRPYGLWRDWFFSTTKPTVSWSKTLIDGLAFLSFQLPVYAVVLFFVGADRSEIVLLLVSTAVLMFAVSRPFGLFLDAVRKVSGVT